The proteins below are encoded in one region of Stieleria sp. JC731:
- a CDS encoding protein kinase domain-containing protein translates to MVDDNEDIIATLLLKWEEAWDLGEDLSPAELCSNRPDLQDKLADQINLLKSMNWMKHDAADDSNDDDNDELIGRTLAGRYRIDELVGSGGHGRVYKAFDPELERHVAVKVSKTVASPEQSEQLLEEARRAAKLKHPGIVAVHDVGRHDGQLFFVTELVEGKNLADIIENDRPNIIESKRIVCDVGASLHFAHQQGFLHRDIKPANFLIDEHGRVLVTDFGIATTIDKIEDHRGGTPGTLPYMAPEQIAGEVQLIDARTDIHALGVVLYELLTGQLPYQGRTPTAVREQILLRQPKPPSAYNKAISKQLEAVCLKCLAKHPADRFETANDVGIAISAKESTLSKQWLAGLILSLVAAMGIWMFWPSALSRETASQNSPVRSEGAFVFTGTERIVTPLMRRAPVTLEAWIDPEITDINCHFIIGGDVRGEFGVSVGICGAVLAAETVPQMVKSNEVVRPGQWSHVCAVFGKTDTRLYLNGKLVHTGPATKAVAPNAHFVVGNVSEDTPIDYFAGKIRSVRISDGERYSDDFQPDESFAPIKEANKSALLIYDGTQFEGGIAKDLSGNGNDGRWESFAR, encoded by the coding sequence TTGGTTGACGACAACGAAGACATCATTGCAACGCTATTATTGAAGTGGGAAGAAGCTTGGGATCTTGGGGAAGATCTATCTCCCGCCGAGTTATGCTCCAATCGTCCCGATCTTCAGGACAAGTTGGCCGACCAAATCAACCTTTTGAAATCCATGAACTGGATGAAGCACGATGCTGCTGACGATTCCAATGACGATGATAACGACGAACTGATTGGGAGGACTCTCGCAGGCCGCTATCGTATCGACGAACTGGTTGGCAGCGGTGGGCATGGGCGGGTTTACAAAGCATTCGATCCTGAACTGGAGCGGCATGTTGCCGTCAAAGTTTCAAAGACGGTCGCAAGCCCTGAACAGTCAGAGCAACTGCTGGAAGAAGCACGTCGTGCAGCGAAGTTGAAACACCCCGGCATCGTTGCAGTTCATGATGTGGGAAGACATGACGGTCAACTGTTCTTTGTGACTGAATTGGTCGAAGGCAAGAACCTCGCAGACATCATCGAGAATGATCGACCGAACATCATCGAATCCAAGCGAATTGTTTGCGATGTTGGGGCCTCACTTCATTTTGCACACCAGCAAGGATTTCTTCATCGAGACATCAAGCCTGCAAATTTCTTGATCGATGAACACGGTCGAGTGCTGGTCACTGATTTTGGCATCGCCACGACCATCGATAAGATCGAAGATCATCGTGGTGGGACACCGGGAACACTTCCATACATGGCTCCTGAACAAATAGCCGGTGAAGTCCAGTTGATCGATGCTCGGACAGACATCCATGCTTTGGGCGTCGTTTTGTACGAGTTGCTTACCGGCCAACTTCCCTATCAAGGACGAACTCCGACCGCCGTTCGTGAGCAGATCTTGCTTCGGCAACCGAAGCCTCCTTCGGCATACAACAAAGCGATTTCGAAGCAACTAGAGGCCGTTTGTTTGAAATGCTTGGCGAAACATCCCGCTGATCGATTCGAAACCGCAAATGATGTTGGTATCGCAATCAGTGCCAAAGAATCGACGCTAAGCAAGCAGTGGCTTGCAGGTTTGATACTGTCGCTTGTTGCTGCTATGGGCATTTGGATGTTCTGGCCTTCGGCATTATCGAGGGAAACTGCTTCGCAAAACTCACCAGTGCGGAGCGAAGGTGCATTTGTATTCACCGGCACGGAGCGGATTGTCACGCCATTGATGCGTCGAGCCCCCGTCACTCTGGAAGCTTGGATTGATCCCGAGATCACTGACATAAACTGCCACTTTATTATCGGTGGTGATGTTCGTGGTGAGTTCGGAGTTAGCGTCGGAATCTGCGGAGCGGTTCTTGCTGCTGAAACCGTTCCCCAAATGGTCAAGTCGAATGAGGTCGTCAGACCGGGCCAGTGGTCACATGTTTGTGCAGTCTTTGGGAAAACAGATACCCGCCTGTATTTGAATGGAAAGCTTGTTCATACCGGGCCAGCGACCAAAGCTGTTGCTCCAAATGCACATTTCGTGGTTGGCAATGTTAGCGAAGACACGCCCATCGACTACTTCGCTGGCAAGATCCGAAGTGTTCGGATTTCAGATGGCGAACGCTACTCGGATGACTTCCAACCTGATGAGTCGTTCGCACCAATTAAGGAAGCAAACAAATCTGCTCTCTTGATCTACGACGGCACTCAATTCGAGGGCGGCATTGCCAAAGATCTGTCAGGCAACGGAAACGATGGGCGATGGGAATCGTTCGCTCGATAA
- a CDS encoding RNA polymerase sigma factor, protein MLEIFDFQHWNRLMELGHTQRLKNWLDLARQGQVDARNEIIAHACERLRLLTRRMLKNYPKVKRWSETDDVLQNAMIRLHRSLAEIQPETPRQFYGLATTQIRRELIDLARHHYGAHGNGANHHTDGGETTERKSDEREPESLEGWSLFHEAVEGLPDDEREAVNLIWYEGLSQPDAAQLLEISLATLKRRWQRARITLGKLVEDIELG, encoded by the coding sequence ATGCTGGAAATCTTCGACTTTCAGCACTGGAATCGATTGATGGAACTCGGCCACACACAACGACTTAAGAACTGGTTGGACCTTGCAAGGCAGGGACAGGTCGATGCACGAAATGAGATCATTGCCCATGCCTGTGAGCGGCTGCGATTGCTGACCCGAAGGATGTTGAAGAACTACCCCAAAGTGAAGCGGTGGTCAGAAACCGACGATGTGCTGCAAAACGCCATGATCCGGTTGCATCGATCACTTGCCGAGATCCAACCAGAAACCCCAAGGCAGTTCTATGGGTTGGCAACGACTCAGATTCGCCGTGAGTTGATCGACCTTGCAAGACACCACTACGGAGCACACGGCAATGGTGCCAACCATCACACCGATGGTGGCGAAACAACGGAACGAAAATCGGATGAACGTGAGCCTGAATCGCTGGAGGGCTGGAGCCTTTTCCATGAGGCAGTTGAAGGCTTACCAGATGATGAACGAGAGGCAGTTAATCTGATCTGGTACGAGGGACTCTCTCAGCCAGATGCCGCTCAACTGTTGGAAATCTCGTTGGCCACGCTAAAACGCCGATGGCAACGAGCACGAATCACATTGGGAAAGCTGGTCGAGGATATAGAGCTTGGTTGA
- a CDS encoding DUF4339 domain-containing protein has protein sequence MANQWYYMNGDEKHGPYSDAQLKELARGGKLQKDDRIWKEGMSQWRTAGSVKGLFPQANPTTPPPLPVKPTVDESTEEREGNQDASASFGGSAKLAGQLATKQAVHTKIQQVHLPALYLSIGQQVFDTDFHAETHESLFDEIKRLNQKISELEVAGVSSPKAKTIADKAKALGNQTVIAGKVKTSQFQRRQKLIALGKASYERGEVPKTCSKEQHEIQRHLDRLIELQSEIVVLKTEASAAGKSLMASTAVVASFAFLCAPIGLLLIWRHPTWSKQAKMKWAGASVGCFLLLGIIGKLNSKPETEWLEYNGNMISTEGLTEEDIADLKANGAQSTKPAGSSATVSSIPDTDTSINEIARGVAFKIKSENLWANMTPNRFQMGLEQAARDAGRADLLPIRAKTTQHHDDLTNVTTIYMEYNESFGVGFAINHSNPSRSTMSCSKIWLNGAEIRP, from the coding sequence GTGGCGAATCAGTGGTACTACATGAATGGCGACGAGAAGCACGGCCCATATAGTGACGCTCAGTTGAAGGAACTGGCTCGTGGTGGAAAACTACAAAAGGACGACCGTATTTGGAAGGAAGGAATGTCCCAATGGAGAACTGCGGGATCGGTAAAGGGCCTATTTCCACAAGCAAATCCAACCACACCACCGCCGCTCCCTGTAAAGCCTACTGTTGATGAGAGCACCGAAGAGCGTGAAGGGAATCAAGACGCATCAGCATCATTCGGTGGGTCAGCAAAACTGGCTGGGCAATTGGCAACAAAGCAGGCAGTGCACACGAAGATTCAGCAGGTGCATCTTCCTGCGTTGTACCTTTCCATCGGTCAACAGGTGTTCGATACCGACTTCCACGCAGAGACTCACGAATCTCTTTTCGATGAAATTAAACGACTCAATCAAAAAATCTCCGAGCTTGAAGTAGCTGGCGTCAGTTCACCAAAAGCGAAGACGATTGCAGACAAGGCGAAAGCCCTCGGGAACCAAACAGTTATCGCTGGGAAAGTCAAAACATCACAGTTCCAACGACGCCAAAAGCTGATTGCCCTCGGGAAAGCATCTTACGAAAGAGGAGAAGTTCCGAAAACATGCTCCAAAGAACAGCATGAAATTCAACGGCACTTGGATCGGTTAATCGAACTGCAATCCGAGATTGTTGTACTCAAGACTGAAGCCTCTGCCGCTGGAAAATCGCTGATGGCTTCTACCGCAGTCGTTGCATCATTTGCATTCCTGTGCGCACCGATTGGTTTGCTGTTGATCTGGCGACATCCTACTTGGAGCAAGCAAGCAAAGATGAAATGGGCGGGTGCATCTGTCGGATGTTTTCTATTGCTCGGCATAATCGGCAAGTTAAACAGTAAGCCAGAAACAGAATGGCTCGAATACAACGGCAACATGATTTCGACGGAGGGACTCACCGAGGAGGATATCGCTGACTTGAAGGCAAATGGTGCCCAATCGACAAAGCCTGCTGGCTCATCTGCAACGGTAAGCTCGATACCAGATACCGACACTAGCATCAATGAAATCGCTAGAGGTGTCGCTTTCAAGATCAAGAGTGAGAACCTTTGGGCGAACATGACTCCGAACAGATTTCAAATGGGACTTGAACAAGCTGCGAGAGACGCAGGCAGAGCAGACCTGCTTCCGATACGGGCAAAAACAACCCAGCATCATGACGATCTAACCAACGTCACAACGATCTACATGGAATACAACGAAAGTTTTGGAGTTGGCTTCGCCATCAACCACAGCAATCCATCTCGCAGCACGATGTCTTGCTCAAAGATTTGGTTGAATGGCGCAGAGATTCGTCCATGA